Proteins encoded within one genomic window of Amorphoplanes friuliensis DSM 7358:
- a CDS encoding alpha,alpha-trehalose-phosphate synthase (UDP-forming) produces the protein MAERSSFVVVANRLPVDEVMVDGERQWRPSPGGLVTALHPVLAEQRGTWIGWAGGDGEAPEPFELEGIKIHPVPLSAEELERYYEGQSNATIWPLYHDAVETPVYKRRWREAYRLVNQRFAQAAADVADEGATVWVQDYQLQLVPAMLREMRPDLRIGFFLHIPFPPIELFMQMPFRAEILRGLLGADLVGFQQRLAAQNFVRLARHLLGLRYEGQSIQVDGRKVKAGAFPISIDTADMEKMAADPAVQARAKQIRAELGDPETVILGVDRLDYTKGIELRLKAFRELLADGKLKVPEAVMVQVATPSRERVEHYQTLRVKVEREVGRINGEFGRVGMPAVHYLHQSYSKQELAALYVAADVMMVTPLRDGMNLVAKEYIACRTNGGGALVLSEFAGAATELRQSFLCNPHDPDGVKDALLRAVGAEPAELKRRMRVMQRHLRTHDVAEWARTFLNELGVPETDASDSAPEKDAPARNDAASETEAAESSKE, from the coding sequence GTGGCCGAACGAAGTTCCTTCGTTGTTGTCGCCAACCGCCTGCCCGTCGACGAAGTCATGGTCGACGGCGAGCGGCAGTGGCGCCCGAGCCCGGGCGGACTCGTCACCGCCCTGCATCCCGTGCTCGCCGAACAGCGCGGCACCTGGATCGGCTGGGCCGGCGGTGACGGAGAGGCGCCCGAGCCGTTCGAGCTGGAAGGCATCAAGATCCATCCGGTGCCGCTGAGCGCCGAGGAGCTCGAACGCTATTACGAGGGTCAGTCCAACGCGACGATCTGGCCGCTCTACCACGACGCCGTCGAGACGCCCGTCTACAAGCGGCGCTGGCGTGAGGCCTACCGGCTGGTCAACCAGCGGTTCGCGCAGGCCGCGGCCGACGTGGCCGACGAGGGCGCGACCGTCTGGGTGCAGGACTATCAGCTGCAGCTCGTGCCGGCCATGCTCCGCGAGATGCGTCCCGACCTGCGGATCGGCTTCTTCCTGCACATCCCGTTCCCGCCGATCGAGCTGTTCATGCAGATGCCGTTCCGCGCCGAGATCCTGCGCGGGCTGCTCGGCGCCGACCTCGTCGGCTTCCAGCAGCGGCTCGCGGCGCAAAATTTTGTGCGGCTGGCCCGGCACCTGCTCGGCCTGCGCTACGAGGGCCAGTCGATCCAGGTCGACGGGCGCAAGGTCAAGGCCGGCGCGTTCCCGATCAGCATCGACACCGCCGACATGGAGAAGATGGCGGCCGACCCGGCGGTGCAGGCCCGGGCCAAGCAGATCCGCGCCGAGCTGGGCGACCCCGAGACCGTGATCCTGGGCGTCGACCGGCTCGACTACACCAAGGGCATCGAGCTGCGCCTCAAGGCGTTCCGGGAGCTGCTCGCCGACGGCAAGCTCAAGGTGCCCGAGGCCGTGATGGTGCAGGTAGCGACGCCGAGCCGCGAGCGCGTCGAGCACTACCAGACGCTGCGGGTGAAGGTCGAGCGTGAGGTCGGCCGGATCAACGGCGAGTTCGGCCGGGTCGGCATGCCGGCCGTGCACTATCTGCACCAGTCCTACAGCAAGCAGGAGCTCGCGGCGCTCTACGTCGCGGCCGACGTCATGATGGTGACGCCCCTGCGCGACGGCATGAACCTCGTCGCCAAGGAGTACATCGCCTGCCGGACCAACGGCGGCGGCGCGCTGGTGCTGAGCGAGTTCGCCGGTGCGGCCACCGAGCTGCGTCAGTCGTTCCTCTGCAACCCGCACGACCCGGACGGCGTCAAGGACGCGCTGCTGCGTGCGGTCGGCGCCGAGCCGGCCGAGCTCAAGCGGCGCATGCGGGTCATGCAGCGCCACCTGCGGACCCACGACGTCGCGGAGTGGGCCCGCACGTTCCTCAACGAGCTCGGTGTCCCCGAGACGGACGCATCCGACTCCGCCCCGGAGAAAGACGCGCCCGCGAGGAACGACGCGGCCTCGGAGACCGAAGCGGCCGAGAGCTCAAAGGAATAG
- the ettA gene encoding energy-dependent translational throttle protein EttA: MAQFIYVLEKARKAHGDKVVLDDVTLNFLPGVKIGVVGPNGAGKSSLLKIMAGLDTVSNGEARLMPGHSVGMLAQEPPLNEEKTVLGNIEEAVAETKAKLERFNKIAEQMATDYTDELMEEMGKLQEELDHSNAWDVDSQLELAMDALRCPPPDADVTQLSGGERRRVALCKLLLEAPDLLLLDEPTNHLDAESVHWLEQHLAKYAGTVIAITHDRYFLDNVATWILELDRGRAFPYEGNYSTYLDKKAARLKLQGRKDQKLQKRLENELEWVRSNAKARQTKSKARLDRYEEMANEAEKTRKLDFEEIQIPPGPRLGNTVIESKDLVKGFDDRVLIDHLSFSLPRNGIVGIIGPNGVGKTTLFKTIVGLEKPDDGQVRVGETVKLSYVDQSRSGLDGTKTVWEVVSDGLDHMMVGKVEMPSRAYVAAFGFKGPDQQKPVKVLSGGERNRLNLAMTLKIGGNVLLLDEPTNDLDVETLSSLENALLEFPGCAVVISHDRMFLDRITTHMLAWEGTDEDPDKWFWFEGNYDAYEKNKIDRLGADAARPHRVTYRKLTRD; encoded by the coding sequence GTGGCCCAGTTCATCTACGTCCTGGAAAAGGCGCGCAAAGCGCACGGCGACAAGGTCGTGCTCGACGATGTGACGCTCAATTTCCTCCCCGGCGTCAAGATCGGTGTGGTCGGCCCCAACGGCGCTGGTAAGTCCAGTCTGTTGAAGATCATGGCCGGGCTGGACACCGTGAGCAACGGCGAGGCGCGGCTCATGCCGGGCCACTCCGTCGGGATGCTCGCCCAGGAGCCCCCGCTCAACGAGGAAAAGACCGTTCTCGGCAACATCGAGGAAGCAGTCGCCGAGACGAAGGCCAAGCTCGAGCGGTTCAACAAGATCGCCGAGCAGATGGCGACCGACTACACCGACGAGCTGATGGAGGAGATGGGCAAGCTCCAGGAGGAGCTCGACCACTCCAACGCGTGGGACGTCGACTCCCAGCTCGAGCTCGCGATGGACGCGCTGCGCTGCCCGCCGCCGGACGCCGACGTCACCCAGCTCTCCGGTGGTGAGCGCCGCCGCGTCGCGCTCTGCAAGCTGCTGCTCGAGGCGCCCGACCTGCTGCTGCTCGACGAGCCCACCAACCACCTGGACGCCGAGAGCGTGCACTGGCTGGAGCAGCACCTCGCCAAGTACGCCGGCACGGTCATCGCCATCACGCACGACCGGTACTTCCTCGACAACGTCGCGACCTGGATCCTCGAGCTGGACCGCGGCCGCGCCTTCCCGTACGAGGGCAACTACTCCACCTACCTGGACAAGAAGGCCGCGCGCCTGAAGCTGCAGGGCCGCAAGGACCAGAAGCTGCAGAAGCGCCTCGAGAACGAGCTCGAGTGGGTGCGTTCCAACGCCAAGGCCCGCCAGACCAAGTCGAAGGCCCGCCTCGACCGGTACGAGGAGATGGCCAACGAGGCGGAGAAGACCCGGAAGCTGGACTTCGAGGAGATCCAGATCCCGCCGGGCCCGCGCCTCGGCAACACGGTCATCGAGAGCAAGGACCTGGTCAAGGGCTTCGACGACCGGGTGCTCATCGACCACCTGTCGTTCTCGCTGCCGCGCAACGGCATCGTCGGCATCATCGGCCCGAACGGCGTCGGCAAGACCACGCTCTTCAAGACCATCGTCGGGCTGGAGAAGCCGGACGACGGTCAGGTCCGCGTCGGCGAGACCGTCAAGCTGTCGTACGTGGACCAGAGCCGTTCCGGCCTCGACGGCACGAAGACGGTGTGGGAGGTCGTCTCCGACGGTCTCGACCACATGATGGTCGGCAAGGTCGAGATGCCGTCGCGTGCCTACGTGGCCGCGTTCGGCTTCAAGGGCCCGGACCAGCAGAAGCCCGTCAAGGTCCTCTCCGGTGGTGAGCGCAACCGCCTCAACCTGGCGATGACCCTGAAGATCGGCGGCAACGTGCTGCTGCTCGACGAGCCGACGAACGACCTGGACGTCGAGACGCTGTCCAGCCTGGAGAACGCCCTGCTCGAGTTCCCGGGCTGCGCCGTGGTCATCTCCCACGACCGGATGTTCCTGGACCGCATCACCACCCACATGCTCGCGTGGGAGGGGACGGACGAGGACCCCGACAAGTGGTTCTGGTTCGAGGGCAACTACGACGCGTACGAGAAGAACAAGATCGATCGTCTCGGCGCCGACGCGGCCCGCCCGCACCGCGTGACCTACCGCAAGCTCACGCGTGACTAA
- a CDS encoding acyl-CoA thioesterase gives MDAYGHVNNARFLTLYEEARVAMFFVGARAQGLTSFEEGIVISRHEIDYLRPVDYGEAVRIDLWISELRAASFTVSYELFDEGVLASRAKSVCVPYNLEKQFPRRLTEAERDFLKPYLEA, from the coding sequence ATGGACGCGTACGGCCACGTCAACAACGCGCGCTTCCTCACTCTCTACGAGGAGGCGCGCGTTGCGATGTTCTTCGTCGGCGCTCGGGCCCAGGGCCTGACGTCGTTCGAGGAGGGCATCGTGATCTCCCGGCACGAGATCGACTACCTGCGGCCGGTCGACTACGGCGAGGCGGTCCGCATCGATCTGTGGATCTCGGAGCTGCGTGCGGCCAGTTTCACCGTCTCCTACGAGCTCTTCGACGAGGGTGTGCTGGCCAGCCGGGCGAAGTCGGTCTGCGTTCCGTACAACCTGGAGAAGCAGTTTCCCCGCCGGCTCACCGAGGCCGAGCGGGACTTCCTCAAGCCTTACCTGGAGGCTTGA
- a CDS encoding YbjN domain-containing protein, translated as MPWWSWRPGSAGGDEPASGGEVALQSNVRVGVPTQREPGHSSMSSADLSAIDEPAQVAPVDLARIGKALDLLDVRFLADGGGSLLAMWERHAVLFTLEGPDDEILVMRARPHATVPPDWADRAYRVVNEWNHTRRFCKAYVGDPTERGQLPIYAELQVPLASGAHDALLVEMLDCGAAVATSFVDWLHDEGALL; from the coding sequence ATGCCGTGGTGGTCATGGCGTCCCGGGTCGGCCGGAGGCGATGAGCCAGCGTCCGGCGGCGAGGTGGCGTTGCAGAGCAATGTCCGCGTCGGAGTGCCGACGCAGCGTGAGCCGGGACACTCTTCGATGTCCTCCGCCGATCTGTCCGCGATCGACGAGCCCGCCCAGGTCGCGCCCGTCGATCTGGCGCGGATCGGCAAGGCCCTCGATCTGCTCGACGTCCGGTTCCTCGCCGACGGCGGCGGGAGTCTGCTGGCGATGTGGGAACGGCACGCCGTGCTGTTCACCCTCGAGGGGCCCGACGACGAGATCCTGGTCATGCGTGCCCGTCCGCACGCGACCGTCCCGCCCGACTGGGCCGACCGCGCCTACCGCGTGGTCAACGAATGGAACCACACCCGCCGCTTCTGCAAGGCCTACGTCGGTGACCCCACCGAGCGCGGCCAGCTGCCCATCTACGCCGAGCTGCAGGTGCCGCTCGCGTCGGGCGCCCACGACGCGCTGCTGGTGGAGATGCTCGACTGCGGCGCCGCCGTGGCGACCTCGTTCGTCGACTGGCTCCACGACGAGGGCGCACTGCTCTAG
- a CDS encoding delta-60 repeat domain-containing protein: MRRRLFAATALTCAALLGATPASADMAQPAVVSTNPVDFTPHVLDGTVWALAVVGDTVIVGGSFTKVQNSSRKTTYARKNVFAYGLRDGEVRSFAPQVDAPVYALAAGGSNTVYLGGSFKTVNGTNQRGLARVSVAEGARISSFGARINWGDVRALTARGSRLYAGGTFSSINGVTRVGLARLDAGSGAVDTGFDARLSAPGLSRTRVEHFDITPDGSRLVAVGALLKVGSLYRTQIAMFDLTGSAATVTSWYTDAYKPECMKGFDTYLRQVKFSPDGKWFVVAATGRASSPEKLCDSAARFETGGNGRHNPTWVQRTGGDSLYAVAVTGSAVYLGGHQRYLDNPYGSDSKGPGPGAVSRVGIGAVSPSTGRALGWNPTRDRGVGVRAFHVVPGGLIVGSDTEKLGKEFHGRIGMFPLP, encoded by the coding sequence ATGCGACGCCGCTTGTTCGCCGCCACCGCGCTGACCTGCGCCGCCCTGCTGGGCGCGACGCCCGCGTCGGCCGACATGGCCCAGCCGGCGGTGGTCTCGACCAACCCGGTGGACTTCACGCCGCACGTGCTCGACGGGACGGTCTGGGCGCTGGCGGTCGTGGGCGACACGGTCATCGTCGGCGGCAGCTTCACCAAGGTCCAGAACAGTTCCCGCAAGACCACGTACGCGCGGAAGAACGTCTTCGCGTACGGCCTGCGTGACGGTGAGGTGCGCAGCTTCGCCCCGCAGGTCGACGCCCCCGTGTACGCACTGGCGGCCGGCGGCAGCAACACCGTCTACCTCGGCGGCTCGTTCAAGACGGTCAACGGCACCAACCAGCGGGGTCTCGCCCGGGTCTCGGTCGCCGAGGGCGCCCGCATCTCGTCGTTCGGCGCGCGGATCAACTGGGGTGACGTCCGGGCCCTGACCGCCCGCGGCTCCCGGCTCTACGCCGGCGGCACGTTCTCCTCGATCAACGGTGTGACCCGGGTCGGCCTGGCCCGCCTCGACGCCGGCAGCGGCGCGGTCGACACCGGCTTCGACGCCCGGCTCTCCGCGCCCGGGCTCAGCCGCACACGGGTCGAGCACTTCGACATCACCCCGGACGGTTCCCGCCTGGTCGCGGTCGGCGCCCTGCTCAAGGTCGGTTCGCTCTACCGTACGCAGATCGCCATGTTCGACCTCACGGGTTCGGCAGCCACCGTGACCAGCTGGTACACCGACGCGTACAAGCCGGAGTGCATGAAGGGCTTCGACACGTACCTGCGTCAGGTCAAGTTCTCCCCCGACGGCAAGTGGTTCGTGGTCGCCGCCACCGGGCGCGCCTCGTCGCCGGAGAAGCTGTGCGACTCGGCCGCCCGTTTCGAGACCGGCGGCAACGGCCGGCACAACCCGACCTGGGTGCAGCGCACCGGCGGCGACTCGCTGTACGCGGTCGCGGTGACCGGCAGCGCGGTGTACCTCGGCGGGCACCAGCGGTACCTGGACAACCCGTACGGCAGCGACTCGAAGGGCCCGGGTCCGGGTGCGGTGTCCCGGGTCGGCATCGGCGCGGTCAGCCCGAGCACCGGACGGGCGCTGGGCTGGAACCCGACACGTGACCGGGGTGTCGGTGTGCGGGCGTTCCACGTCGTGCCGGGCGGTCTGATCGTCGGCTCGGACACGGAGAAGCTCGGCAAGGAGTTCCACGGCCGGATCGGGATGTTCCCCCTCCCCTGA
- a CDS encoding globin: MSAANEQQEASFFEAVGGEPTFRRLVNAFYEGVAKDPILRPMYPEGDLGPATERMTLFLMQYWGGPSTYSETRGHPRLRMRHAPFQVGPAARDAWLHNMRAAVDSLHLPEPHHSALWDYLERAAYFMVNAEDPQPGGQLAR; encoded by the coding sequence GTGAGTGCAGCGAACGAGCAACAGGAAGCCAGTTTCTTCGAGGCCGTCGGTGGCGAGCCGACCTTCCGCCGGCTCGTCAACGCCTTCTACGAGGGTGTCGCGAAGGACCCGATCCTGCGCCCGATGTATCCGGAGGGCGACCTCGGCCCGGCCACCGAGCGTATGACGCTCTTCCTGATGCAGTACTGGGGCGGGCCGAGCACCTACTCGGAGACCCGGGGGCATCCCCGGCTGCGGATGCGGCACGCGCCGTTCCAGGTCGGCCCGGCCGCACGGGACGCCTGGCTGCACAACATGCGCGCCGCCGTCGATTCGTTGCACCTGCCGGAGCCCCACCACAGCGCGCTCTGGGACTATCTCGAGCGCGCGGCGTACTTCATGGTCAACGCCGAGGATCCGCAACCCGGAGGTCAGCTCGCTCGTTGA
- a CDS encoding MFS transporter, translating into MSDDRPADPADGVTEQDRPVTFRDVFAVREYRAVYLSLVVNWLGDYLARAAIIVLVYQQTESVLLSAASFAVSYLPWIVGGPLLATLADRYPYRRVLIVADLTRAVPIALIALPGMNVYAILCLLFVAMLGAPPTQAARSALLPLILERRKVVTGVALNASTSQAAQVFGYVLGATLAVAVDPRLGIALDAISFVVSAALIAIGVRPRPAAAVPSGRQHLLRETGEGFRLVFGTPLLRSIALMVFALTTFTILPEGLAAGWAALFHEDHSARGFDQGMIMAAGPVGFVIGGIAVGRLLRPSTRRKLIKPFALLAPTALALTVLASNAGTVAVFVAISGIAQGGLMPTLNGEFVLALPHGYRARAYGVMQGGVQFTQCFAVIATGALAQFTSIPLVVGLWSAGGLLLMIFLVARRPQLAAVERPDSPAVEVVPATHVTPGQVQAGTAGKLDR; encoded by the coding sequence GTGTCGGACGACCGACCGGCCGACCCGGCCGACGGCGTGACGGAGCAGGACCGCCCGGTCACTTTCCGGGACGTATTCGCGGTGCGTGAATACCGCGCGGTCTACCTGTCGCTGGTCGTCAACTGGCTCGGCGACTATCTGGCCCGCGCCGCGATCATCGTGCTCGTCTACCAGCAGACCGAGTCGGTGCTGCTGTCCGCGGCCTCGTTCGCCGTCAGCTATCTGCCGTGGATCGTCGGCGGTCCCCTGCTGGCCACGCTGGCAGACCGCTATCCGTACCGGCGGGTGCTGATCGTCGCCGACCTGACCAGGGCCGTGCCGATCGCGCTGATCGCGCTGCCCGGCATGAACGTCTACGCGATCCTCTGCCTCCTCTTCGTGGCGATGCTCGGCGCCCCGCCGACACAGGCGGCGCGGTCGGCCCTGCTGCCGCTGATCCTGGAGCGCCGCAAGGTCGTCACGGGCGTCGCCCTCAACGCGTCGACCTCGCAGGCCGCCCAGGTCTTCGGATACGTCCTGGGTGCGACCCTCGCCGTCGCGGTCGACCCGCGACTCGGCATCGCCCTCGACGCGATCTCCTTTGTCGTCTCCGCCGCCCTGATCGCGATCGGCGTCCGTCCGCGGCCCGCTGCCGCGGTCCCGTCCGGGCGTCAGCACCTCCTGCGTGAGACCGGTGAGGGTTTCCGGCTCGTTTTCGGTACGCCGTTGCTGCGCTCGATCGCCCTGATGGTCTTCGCGCTGACCACCTTCACGATCCTGCCGGAGGGTCTGGCCGCCGGCTGGGCCGCACTGTTCCACGAGGACCACAGTGCCCGCGGCTTCGACCAGGGCATGATCATGGCGGCTGGTCCGGTCGGGTTCGTGATCGGCGGGATCGCTGTCGGGCGGCTGCTGCGCCCGTCCACCCGCCGCAAGCTGATCAAGCCGTTTGCGCTGCTCGCGCCGACCGCTCTGGCGCTGACGGTCCTCGCCTCCAACGCCGGGACGGTCGCCGTGTTCGTCGCGATCTCCGGCATCGCCCAGGGTGGTCTGATGCCGACCCTCAACGGCGAGTTCGTGCTGGCCCTGCCGCACGGTTACCGCGCCCGGGCCTACGGCGTCATGCAGGGCGGCGTGCAGTTCACGCAGTGTTTTGCCGTGATCGCGACCGGCGCGCTGGCCCAGTTCACGTCGATCCCGCTCGTGGTCGGTCTGTGGAGCGCCGGCGGCCTGCTGCTGATGATCTTCCTGGTGGCTCGCCGGCCCCAGCTCGCGGCGGTCGAGAGGCCGGACTCTCCGGCTGTCGAGGTTGTTCCAGCAACGCACGTCACACCGGGCCAGGTTCAGGCCGGTACTGCTGGCAAACTGGACAGGTGA
- a CDS encoding mechanosensitive ion channel family protein has translation MIPVAPPIPAPSGSTEPFFNGTPNVSESCKTDAVCSWVFDKTDIQWLANSSYVIIVKPLRIIVIIVIAMLIRWLLHRAIKRLTATTSRAAMPALLKPLRERADKQQEAAENTFIPERRRQRAEAIGSVLRSFVTAVVFTMAVLLVMGELGFNLGPLLASAGIVGVALGFGAQSLVKDLIAGLFMLLEDQYGVGDSVDLGDAVGVVETVGLRVTTVRDMRGVLWYIRNGEIIRVGNKSQGWAMVVIDIPIGFVNSEEATAVLREAALALAEEPEHSTEFLEPPDVIGVEQMTVDGAVIRTIAKTTADGQPIVQRELRRRLTEALETSGISERIAVSRMLPRSAVPPMYSGGSSDSPSTPGGAT, from the coding sequence GTGATTCCGGTTGCCCCACCCATCCCCGCTCCCTCCGGTTCGACCGAGCCGTTTTTCAACGGAACCCCGAACGTCTCGGAGAGCTGCAAGACCGACGCCGTCTGCAGCTGGGTCTTCGACAAGACCGACATACAGTGGCTCGCCAACAGCAGCTACGTGATCATCGTGAAGCCGCTGCGGATCATCGTGATCATCGTGATCGCGATGTTGATCCGGTGGTTGTTGCACCGGGCGATCAAGCGGCTGACCGCCACGACGTCGCGGGCGGCGATGCCGGCGCTGCTCAAGCCGCTGCGGGAGCGGGCGGACAAGCAGCAGGAGGCCGCGGAGAACACGTTCATCCCTGAGCGGCGGCGGCAGCGGGCCGAGGCGATCGGTTCGGTGCTGCGGAGTTTTGTCACCGCTGTCGTCTTCACGATGGCCGTGCTGCTCGTGATGGGTGAGCTCGGCTTCAACCTCGGGCCCCTGCTGGCCAGCGCCGGCATTGTCGGTGTGGCCCTGGGTTTCGGTGCGCAGAGCCTGGTCAAGGATCTGATCGCCGGTCTTTTCATGCTGCTGGAGGACCAGTACGGCGTGGGTGACTCGGTCGACCTGGGTGACGCTGTCGGTGTGGTCGAGACGGTCGGCCTGCGCGTGACCACCGTGCGCGACATGCGCGGTGTGCTCTGGTACATCCGCAACGGCGAGATCATCCGGGTGGGTAACAAGAGTCAGGGCTGGGCGATGGTGGTCATCGACATCCCGATCGGCTTCGTCAACTCCGAGGAGGCGACGGCCGTGCTGCGCGAGGCTGCGCTGGCGCTGGCCGAGGAGCCGGAGCACTCGACGGAGTTCCTGGAGCCGCCGGACGTCATCGGTGTCGAGCAGATGACCGTCGACGGTGCTGTCATCCGGACGATCGCGAAGACGACCGCGGACGGTCAGCCGATCGTGCAGCGGGAATTGCGCCGCCGGTTGACCGAGGCGCTGGAGACCTCGGGGATCTCCGAGCGGATCGCCGTGTCGCGGATGCTGCCCCGTTCGGCGGTTCCGCCGATGTATTCCGGGGGTTCGTCCGACTCGCCGAGCACGCCGGGAGGCGCCACCTGA
- a CDS encoding HNH endonuclease, with protein MPDIRPTVGSSALVLNATYEPLCVVSVRRATILVLTAKAEPVSDGDGILHSAHHTLPVPSVVRLTRYVKVPYRTHIGLSRRAIFARDGGRCAYCRGSAETIDHVFPRSRGGLHAWENVVAACAKCNHSKGDKTPAELGWRLHAAPAAPRGVAWRVLGHRTPDPRWADWLDLPKSAEAEAA; from the coding sequence ATGCCTGACATACGACCCACAGTGGGCTCCTCCGCGTTGGTTTTGAACGCCACCTACGAGCCGCTGTGCGTCGTATCGGTGCGTCGGGCGACCATCCTGGTGCTGACCGCCAAAGCAGAGCCCGTCTCCGACGGCGACGGCATCCTCCACAGCGCGCACCACACCCTCCCGGTCCCGTCCGTGGTCCGCCTCACCCGGTACGTGAAGGTCCCGTACCGCACCCACATCGGCCTCTCCCGCCGCGCGATCTTCGCCCGTGATGGTGGCCGGTGTGCGTACTGCCGAGGGTCTGCCGAGACCATCGACCATGTTTTCCCCCGTAGTCGTGGCGGGCTCCACGCGTGGGAAAACGTGGTGGCTGCGTGCGCCAAGTGCAATCACAGCAAAGGGGATAAAACGCCTGCGGAGTTGGGGTGGCGGCTGCATGCTGCGCCGGCTGCGCCGCGTGGGGTTGCGTGGCGGGTTCTGGGCCATCGCACTCCTGACCCTCGGTGGGCTGACTGGCTCGACCTTCCCAAGTCGGCCGAGGCTGAAGCTGCCTGA
- a CDS encoding class F sortase, with product MPDSVLRRRPAEVITRPERLPAPRPAPPRRTGRTPLPAPHPPRGRRPLPLGLIAVILVFVGLFCVGAGLGSATGFNLGDLFKGPDKPPPRAFPVLDPSTPKRLTIPAIKVEAPILGVGLAKDGSVDTPPLKRHNEAGWFNQGPTPGQFGPALIVGHADTRTGPSVFHNLGKLKPGQKIEILREDHQVAVFQINSVEHYNKQKLPIKRVYADYSRPSLRLLTCGGNWLGGDEGYSDNVIVFASLITTKER from the coding sequence ATGCCCGACTCCGTCCTCCGCCGCCGCCCGGCCGAGGTCATCACCCGCCCGGAACGCCTCCCCGCACCCCGCCCGGCCCCACCCCGCCGCACCGGCCGCACGCCCCTGCCGGCCCCGCACCCACCCCGCGGCCGCCGCCCACTCCCCCTCGGCCTGATCGCGGTGATCCTGGTCTTCGTCGGCCTCTTCTGCGTCGGTGCCGGCCTCGGCTCCGCCACCGGCTTCAACCTCGGCGACCTCTTCAAAGGCCCCGACAAACCCCCACCCCGCGCCTTCCCCGTGCTGGACCCGAGCACCCCCAAACGCCTCACCATCCCGGCGATCAAGGTCGAAGCCCCGATCCTCGGCGTCGGACTGGCCAAGGACGGCTCCGTCGACACCCCACCCCTGAAAAGACACAACGAGGCCGGCTGGTTCAACCAGGGCCCCACACCCGGCCAGTTCGGCCCGGCCCTGATCGTCGGCCACGCCGACACCCGCACCGGCCCTTCGGTCTTCCACAACCTCGGCAAACTCAAGCCCGGCCAAAAAATCGAAATCCTCCGCGAGGACCACCAGGTCGCCGTCTTCCAGATCAACTCGGTCGAGCACTACAACAAACAAAAACTCCCCATCAAACGCGTCTACGCCGACTACTCCCGCCCCTCCCTCCGCCTCCTGACCTGCGGCGGCAACTGGCTGGGCGGCGACGAAGGCTACAGCGACAACGTCATCGTCTTCGCCAGCCTGATCACCACCAAAGAGAGGTAG
- the ctaJ gene encoding aa3-type cytochrome oxidase subunit CtaJ has protein sequence MSIFSTILVYAVIPLGIIVVVAALSLSGSSRARPARRYRPGRPYDFKPIWFLASPAQVTAPGTQKALPAGVIEDSSGAAVRPGTTGGASDRW, from the coding sequence TTGTCGATTTTCAGCACGATTCTGGTCTACGCGGTCATCCCTCTGGGGATCATCGTGGTGGTTGCCGCGCTCTCGCTGTCCGGCAGCAGCCGGGCCCGGCCGGCCCGCCGTTACCGTCCTGGCCGGCCCTACGACTTCAAGCCGATCTGGTTCCTGGCGTCACCCGCGCAGGTGACCGCGCCCGGCACGCAGAAGGCGCTGCCGGCGGGGGTCATCGAGGATTCGTCCGGCGCTGCGGTGCGTCCCGGCACGACAGGAGGCGCAAGTGACCGTTGGTGA
- a CDS encoding DUF5130 family protein: protein MSQDGIDALDGPFTTRQLLRLDEALRVADQQTGLTFSVYIGDLEEPVREHAEQLHRQLKGAATAVLIAVSPNQRMLEIVTGPDARKRISDRDSKLAALSMAASFAGGDLAGGVLSGLDQLASHAGRH from the coding sequence ATGTCGCAGGACGGCATCGACGCGCTCGACGGGCCGTTCACGACCCGGCAGCTGTTGCGCCTCGACGAGGCCCTGCGGGTGGCCGACCAGCAGACCGGGCTGACGTTCAGCGTCTACATCGGCGACCTCGAGGAACCGGTGCGCGAGCACGCCGAGCAGCTGCACCGGCAGCTCAAGGGTGCCGCCACGGCCGTCCTCATCGCCGTGTCGCCCAACCAGCGGATGCTGGAGATCGTCACCGGCCCTGACGCGCGGAAGCGCATCTCCGACCGCGACTCGAAACTGGCCGCGCTGTCGATGGCCGCGTCGTTCGCCGGGGGAGACCTCGCCGGCGGTGTCCTCTCCGGGCTGGACCAGCTGGCGTCACACGCCGGCAGACACTAG